A part of Lutra lutra chromosome 2, mLutLut1.2, whole genome shotgun sequence genomic DNA contains:
- the MAP9 gene encoding LOW QUALITY PROTEIN: microtubule-associated protein 9 (The sequence of the model RefSeq protein was modified relative to this genomic sequence to represent the inferred CDS: inserted 5 bases in 4 codons), translating to MSDEVFSTTLAYTKSPKVTKRTTFQDELIKAITARSARQRSSVYSDDFDSDEIVSLGDFSDTSVDENLDKKKMNDFHLSDDEEKNSPKLSFLKTKKSNSDIMEDEAVFSTKNDEEMAPDGCGDMAGTPLSESQNKDQEIEKDEIKMKPKPRILPVKGKSSENSSSLEADKHFKPLPRPRSMLKKHSHREEKDGLGKDETTALHEELEAHSAPSPFPKLSDRQLEAVKKLFSENLDPEDPCLTSLSSSSLKESLGDSFSPGSGGKASIKDQNEELPENHMSSNENEENSFLIDFVTPPIEKSQESQVITDDLEEEKEKAELMMNDLTVDPPLLKAQSILVSTDATEPSKKTIEDRNMKTKKSTNTRASSASGRLMTPEFLKKSNSVRRPPSTTTSSHYLGTLKVLDQKPSQKQNIEPERADSIRAAVYQEWLEKKNXYLHEMHRXKRIESENLRIQNEQKRAAKREEALASFEAXKAMKEKEAKKIAAQKRLEAKTRRXTEEENAVRKEEALQAFERWKEKKLEYLREKNKKEREYERAKKQKEEETIAEKRKDNLTAVEKWNEKKDAFFKEKEKEKINEKRREELKRAEKKDKDKQAIDEYEKWLEKKERQERIERKQKKRHPFLENEALPPWSPPSRTVFSKVF from the exons tttccttagGTGATTTTTCTGACACCTCAGTAGATGAAAATTTGGataagaaaaagatgaatgaTTTCCATTTATCAGATGATGAAGAAAAGAATTCTCCAAAACTGTCTTTTTTGAAAACCAAGAAATCAAACAGTGACATAATGGAAGATGAGGCAGTATTCTCCACCAAAAATGATGAGGAAATGGCACCTGATGGTTGTGGAGATATGGCTGGAACTCCCTTATCTGAATCTCAAAATAAAGaccaagaaattgaaaaagacgaaattaaaatgaaacctaAACCCAGAATTCTTCCAGTCAAAGGCAAATCTTCAG aaaacaGCAGCAGTCTTGAAGCAGACAAGCACTTTAAGCCTTTACCTCGTCCACGGAGCATGTTGAAAAAACACAGCCACAGGGAGGAGAAAGATGGGCTAGGCAAAGATGAGACCACTGCCCTCCATGAAGAATTGGAGGCACATTCTGCACCCTCCCCCTTTCCAAAACTAAGTGACAGACAACTAGAAGCTGTGAAAAAATTGTTCTCCGAAAACCTCGATCCTGAG gatcCATGTTTAACAAGTTTATCATCATCATCCCTTAAAGAAAGTCTTGGAGATTCCTTTTCACCAGGATCTGGAGGAAAAGCATCCATAAAAG atcaaaatgAAGAACTCCCTGAAAACCACATGagttcaaatgaaaatgaagagaattcatttttaatagaCTTTGTCACTCCTCCAATTGAGAAATCCCAGGAAAGTCAAGTGATAACCGATGaccttgaagaagaaaaggagaaagctgAACTGATGATGAATGACTTAACCGTTGATCCACCATTGTTGAAAGCTCAGAGTATCTTAGTATCTACTGATGCAACGGAGCCTTCAAAG aAAACAATTGAAGATAGAAATATGAAGACTAAAAAGTCAACAAATACTAGAGCTTCCAGTGCATCTGGCAG ATTAATGACCCCTGAGTTCTTAAAGAAATCTAATTCTGTAAGGAGGCCTCCGTCAACAACTACCTCTTCCCACTATTTAGGGACTTTGAAAGTCTTGGACCAAAAGCCctcacagaaacagaacataGAACCTGAAAGAGCAGACAGCATAAGGGCAGCTGTTTATcag gagtggttagaaaagaaaa gttatttacatGAAATGCACA ATAAAAGGATCGAAAGTGAAAACTTAAGGATCCAAAATGAACAG aaaagagcTGCTAAGCGAGAAGAAGCATTAGCATCCTTTGAGG TGAAGgctatgaaagaaaaggaagcaaagaaaatagCTGCCCAAAAAAGGCTTGAGGccaaaacaagaag aacagaggaagaaaatgccgtgagaaaggaagaagcactGCAG GCCTTTGAacgatggaaagagaaaaaattggaatatcttagagagaaaaataaaaaggagagagaatatgaaagagcaaagaagcagaaagaggaggagacgattgctgagaaaaggaaagataacCTAACTGCTGTTGAGAAATG GAATGAAAAGAAGGAtgcttttttcaaagaaaaggagaaagagaaaataaatgagaaaagaagagaagaactgaaaagagcagagaaaaaagataaagataagcAAGCTATTGATGAATATGAAAAATGGCTG gaaaagaaagaaaggcaggaaagaatcGAACGAAAACAAAAGAAGCGTcatccctttctggaaaatgaGGCACTTCCTCCCTGGAGCCCTCCAAGCAGAACTGTATTCTCAAAAGTGTTCTGA